In Nitrospinota bacterium, a single genomic region encodes these proteins:
- a CDS encoding class I SAM-dependent methyltransferase, whose amino-acid sequence EAFKNWESISGGKGVDFLFIDGDHSYEGVTFDLTSWGSIVKRGGVIIAHDYCNLPEGGLAGVDVAIHNTLLNGKFEVLKSCYASIAVRKK is encoded by the coding sequence GTGAAGCCTTTAAGAACTGGGAATCCATATCCGGCGGCAAGGGGGTGGACTTTCTTTTTATCGACGGGGATCACAGCTATGAAGGGGTAACTTTCGACCTCACATCGTGGGGTTCGATCGTCAAGAGGGGGGGGGTAATCATCGCCCATGACTACTGCAACCTTCCCGAGGGGGGATTGGCTGGCGTCGATGTGGCAATTCACAATACCCTTTTAAACGGGAAATTCGAGGTTCTGAAAAGTTGCTACGCTTCCATAGCCGTGCGTAAAAAATAG